Genomic DNA from Mycobacterium stomatepiae:
AACCGTGCCCTGCTGATGATGCTGATCGCGACGAACATCCTGGGTCAGAACACCGCGGCGATCGCGGCGACCGAGGCCGAATACGCCGAGATGTGGGCCCAGGACGTCGCGGCCATGACGGGCTACGACGCCGCCACCACCGCGGCCGAAGCCGGATGGACACCGTTCAGCGACCCGCCCCTGACGCTGTTTGGCCTGCCCCCCACCCCCACTTACCCCTCGCCCCTCGACCAGCTGATCAACTCGCTGCTCAATTCGCTGACCCAGCAGCTGACGAACCCGATGACGCAGCTGCAGATGCTCTCGATGCCCGCGCAGTTCGCGATGGAACCGATGCAAATGGCGATGGGCCAGCTCATGTCCGGCGCGAATCCGTTGCTGAGCAGTGCCGCCGGTGTCCCGTCGGTGAGTCCGGTGCTGACGTCGACGGTCGGTCCGGGGATGGGCGGTACGAGCGCGGTGCAGCTCGCCGGCACGGTCTCGGCAGGCATCGGCCGGGCCGCCACGGTCGGGCCGTTGTCGGTGCCCTCGACCTGGGCCAATGCCACGCCGGCGGTACCCCGGATTCCCGCGGCGACCGGGGTGGCCAGTGCCGCGGTAAGCCCGGTGTCGGCGGGCGTGGGTGCAACGCCGTCGCTGCCCTCGATCAACGTGCCGGGGCGATTGGGGCCACGGTCACTCCGGCGGTGGCCGCGGCCCCCAAAGCCGTGGCACCTCGCGCGGCAGCCGAGTAGGCAGGCGGCGCGCCGAATGAACTACGTGATCGCCGACCCCGACGCGATAGGGACAGCTGCCGACGAGTTGCAAGGGATCGGGTCGGCCCTGGAAGCCACGAACGCGGCCGCGGCAGCCCCGACGACCGGAGTGCTACCACCGGCCACCGATTCGGTATCGGCGCGCACCGCCGCATTTCTGGACGCGCAGGCCGCGCAATACCAGGCGCTCAGCGCGCAGGCGGAACTGTTCCACAACCAGTTCGTGCAAACCCTGATCACCGCGCAGAACGCCTACGCAGAAGCCGAGGTATCCAATACGGCCGCCCTGCAGTCGACCTCGGGCAACCAGATTGCGCTGATCATGGGCGGTACCGGCAACCCGACACCCAGTGACGCCTATTTGCAGGAGGTCTACCAAACGTTCGTCCTCCCGAATTACCCTGGCTATTCCGCGAAGGGTCGATACACGCCCGAGCAGTTGTGGCCGCTCACCGGCATCAACAGCCAAACCTTCGGGCAGTCGGTCCAAGAGGGCATCGCGATACTGAACAACGCGATCATGACCCATAGCGCCGCGGGCGACCAACTCCTTGTGGTCGGCTACTCGCAGAGCGCCACGATCGCCACCATGGAGATGCGCTATCTCGACTCCCTGCCCGCCGTCCTGCGGCCGAGCCCCAACCTGCTGAACTTCATGATGCTCGCCGATCCGAACAATCCGGTGACCGGCGGTATCCTGACCCGCTTTATCCCGGGATTCTTCACCGGATTTCACGTGCCGACGCCGTTAGACACCATCTACACGACCGCCATTTACGGCATCCAGTACGACCCCGTCGCCCAGTTTCCCGCAGGCATTTTCAATATCTCGGCCGACCTCAACGCCCTTTTCGGCTTTCCGCTGCACACCCAGACTCCGTTGCTGACCGCTGCGCAACTTGCCACCGCGATCCAACAGCAGATTGGCAACACCACCTACTTCATCGTTCCCACCATGAACTTGCCGCTGTTGGATCCGCTGCGGATGATCCCCATCTTGGGCAACCCCCTGGCCGACTTGCTGCAACCGTTCCTGCAGCCGTTGGTCGAGTTCGGCTACGCCACTGGGCTGCCCGGGCCGCTACAGTCCATCAGCTCGCTCGCCATTGCCGGCGCGAGCCCGGGTATCTCGGTCCCGCTGGCTACGGGACTGCCGCCGCTGGCCTCCGTCGCTGTCGCCAACGGGTTCTAGCTCAGCGGATGGACTGCAGCTGGGGCAGCCGGCCCGGTGCGTCGTTGTCGGCCACCGCGACCGCGTCGGAAAGCAGTTCGGCCAGCTGGCGCGGGTACACGGTCTGCCCCGCGGCCACCAGTTCGGCGATGTCGTCGGCGTCGCACCAGCGGTGGCAGTGAATGTAGCGGCGTTCCAATTCGGTTCGGCCCGTGCAGACCGGCTCGAAACGCTGGGTACGCCGCACGAAGAAGAATTCCTCGCTGTCGATCAGCACGTCGTTGAATTCGAAGACCTCGTCGCGCCGCCAGATCGGCCCGACCATGTCGGCCGCTTCGACCCGTAACCCGGTCTCTTCGCCCAACTCTCGCGCGGCGGCCTCGGCCAGCCGTTCGCCCGGGCGTACCTCGCCACCCACCGTGAACCACCACCGGGGCGCCGATTCCTCGATCGCCGGATCCGAACCGCACAGCAGCAGCACCGCGCCGGTCTCGTCGAGCAGCACCACCCGGGCCGAGGTCCGGTGTTTGGGCACCCCGTGACCGGTATACGACAGTGCATGCGGTCGCTCGACGATCTCGAAATAGCTTGGCAACGAAGCTGTTCCACCGAGCCGCAGGGCACGCACCGGCCGCCGCGCGCCGAGCGCGAGAGTGTCGCGGACCGCGTCGTTGTGGAACCGGCGGGCCAGCAGCAGCCGGGCCTCGGCGTCGGCCAGCTCGGCGATCAGGCCGGCCGGCACTGCCGCGGGGTCAACCATCGCCAGCGCCGCCGACAGCTCGTTTTCGGCGTTCTCCCGCGACTGCCGGGGCGCCCGCTCGGCGGCGTCGGCCAACCCGGCCAGTCGCCGGCCTTCGGGGCTATTCGTGGAGCCACCGTAGGCGTCGATCGCCACGGCGCGCGCGACCACCGCGCGCCGCGCCAGCGCGCTGTCGAGGGCTTGCCAGGACAGGTCGTAACGGATGTTCAGGCGGTTCAGCCGCTGCGCCGTCTGCAGTGCCCAGCCACCGATCGTCGCCAGCACGGCGATCAGCACGATCAGCAGCAGGATGACGAGCAGCGGCCAGGCCATCAGCCGGCCACCGTAACCTTGACGCCCGAGCCGGCGACCGTTTCGTATACCCGCATGATCTGGCTGGCCACCACCTGCCAGTCGTAGCGGGCGACCGCATCGCTGGCCGCGGCGACGTAACCCTCACGCAGCGCGTCGTTTTCGAGCATCTCGATCAGCCCGTCAGCCAGCCCGGCGGCATCGCCGACCGGCACCAGCCGGCCGGCCTCGCCGTCGCGCAGCACCCGGCGGAAGGCGTCGAGGTCGCTGGCCACCACCGGCGTGCCCGCGGCCATCGCCTCTACCAGGACGATGCCGAAGCTCTCACCGCCGATGTTGGGCGCGCAGTAGACGTCCGCACTGCGCATCGCCGACGCCTTTTTGGCGTCGTCGACCTGACCGAGAAAGCGCATGTGCTGCGCCAAAGCGCCTGCGTCCGTGCGCAATTCGTCCTCGTCGCCGTGGCCGACGACCAGCACCTGCAGGTCCGCAAAACGCTCCACCACCCGCGGCAACGCCTCCAGCAGCACCTCCATACCCTTGCGTGATTCGTCGAAGCGGCCGAGGAACAACACCGTCTTGCCCGGCCGTGGATACCCGTCCAGCCGCGGCGCCGAGCCCAGCGCGGCGACGTCGACCCCGTTGGGAATCTCCACTGCGTCAGACCCGAGCGCCTCCATCTGCCAGCGCCGGGCCAGGTCTGACACCGCGATCCGGCCGATGATCTTCTCGTGCAACGGCCGCAGCAGGCCCTGAAAGACGGACAGCGTCAGCGATTTGGTGGTCGAGGTGTGAAAGGTGGCCACGATCGGGCCCTCGGCGATCCGCAGGGCCCACATCGACAGGCTGGGGGCGTTCGGTTCGTGCAGATGCAGCACATCGAACTCACCTTCTAGGAGCCACTTTCTGACCCGGCCGTGCACCGCCGGATTGAATTGCAGCCGCGCCACCGAGCCGTTGTAGGGAATCGGGATGGCCTTGCCGGCAGAGACGACGTACTCGGGCAGGCAGACGTGCGGCGACGCGGGAGCCAGCACGCTGACCTGTTGGCCCCGGTCGCGTAACACCTCGGCGAGCTGCAGGACATGCGACTGCACCCCGCCCGGCACGTCGAACGAGTAGGGGCAGACCATCCCGATTCGCATCAGGCTTCCTTCAGCCGGGCACGTCTGTCGTCGGAGAGATCGGCCAGCCACTGCGGCTGCAGCATGTGCCAATCCTCAGGGTGGGCGGCGATGTTGGCGGCGAACCGATCCGCCAGCGCCTGAGTGATCGTTTTGACGTCGCCGCTGGAGCAGTCCAGCGGCGTGCTGATGGATACCCGCCAGGCGTCGCCCTCATTCCAGCAGTGCGCCGCGCACAGCGCCGCCCCGGTTTCGATCGCGAGCTTGGCCGGCCCGGCCGGCATCCGGGTGGGCTCGCCGAAGAAGTCGACCTCGACGCCGGTGCGGGTGAGGTCCCGTTCGGCCATCAGGCACACCACGCGGTTGGCCCGCAGCCGTTCGCTCAGCACCTCGAAGGGGGGCCGGTCGCCACCGGACAGCGGCAGCACCTCGAAGCCGAGGCTTTCCCGGTAGGCGATGAAACGGCGGTACAGCGATTCGGGTTTGAGTCGCTCGGCGACGGTGGTGAAGGTGCCGCGCGTCTGCGCCAGCCACACCCCGGCCATGTCCCAGTTGCCGCTGTGTGGCAGCGCCAACACCGCGCCCCGGCCCACGGCCAGGGCCGCATCGATATTGTCGGCCCCGAGGAACAACTCATCGATCTTCTGGGCCAACCGGCGATGGTCCATGGACGGCAGCCGGAAGGCCTCGCGCCAGTAGCGGCCGTAGGACGCCAGCGAGGCCCGCATCAGGCTGTCGGGCACCTGCGCCGGCGGCACCCCGATCACCCGGGCCAGGTTCTTGCGCAGCTGCTCAGGTCCGCCATTGCGGGCGGCGTAACGCGCCCCGGTGTCGAATACGTTGCGCGCGGCGAACTCTGGGACCGCGCGCACCGCCATCCAGCCGGCGGCGTACACCCAGTCGCTCGCCGTCCTGGTCAACAGGTCGCGCGGCGCCGTGAGCGCCTTGAGGCCGGGCGGAGTGGAGATCACGGCGTACCTGTTTCGCGGCTTCCCGGATTGGGCGGCAGGGGTTCGGCCGCGCCGGGCGAGGTTCGCACCGCACGCAACCGCTGTACGCAGGTGACCACGCTGGCCGCGGCGAGCACCCACATCGCCACCGGCAGCGCCGGCGGCCAGGCTACGAACGGAAAGTCCGACACCCCCGCGCCGACCAGCACAATGATCAGCCGCTCCGGTCGTTCGATCAGGCCGCCGTCGCCACGCAGGCAGCTGGCCTCGGCCCGGGCCTTGATGTAGGAGATCACCTGGGAGGTGACCAGGCAGATCAACGTCGCCACCGCCAGCGGTTTGTCGTGGAGGCTGAAGACAATCCACCACAGCAGACCGCTGAATACCGCGCCGTCGCTGACGCGGTCGCAGGTGGCGTCGAGCACCGCGCCGAACCGGGTGCCGCCGCCGCGCTCGCGGGCCATCGCACCGTCGACCATGTCGAAGAGCACGAAAAACCAGACCACACACGCACCGGCGAACAGCTTGCCCATCGGGAACAGCACCAGCGCTCCTGCCACCGACGCAATGGTGCCCACGATCGTGACGGCGTCCGGCGTCAAACCCAGCCGCAGCAGCGCCCGGGCCGTCGGAGTGGTGAGCCGGGCGAATGCGGCCCGGGACAGGAAGGGCGCCTTACTCACGGCTGCTTGGCCCACTCGGTGGCCAACAACTGCCGCGTCTCTCGCAACAGCTGCGGGATCACCTTCGCGCCGCCGACGATCGTGATGAAGTTCGCGTCACCACCCCAGCGCGGCACCACGTGCACGTGCAGATGTTCGGCCA
This window encodes:
- a CDS encoding NUDIX hydrolase encodes the protein MAWPLLVILLLIVLIAVLATIGGWALQTAQRLNRLNIRYDLSWQALDSALARRAVVARAVAIDAYGGSTNSPEGRRLAGLADAAERAPRQSRENAENELSAALAMVDPAAVPAGLIAELADAEARLLLARRFHNDAVRDTLALGARRPVRALRLGGTASLPSYFEIVERPHALSYTGHGVPKHRTSARVVLLDETGAVLLLCGSDPAIEESAPRWWFTVGGEVRPGERLAEAAARELGEETGLRVEAADMVGPIWRRDEVFEFNDVLIDSEEFFFVRRTQRFEPVCTGRTELERRYIHCHRWCDADDIAELVAAGQTVYPRQLAELLSDAVAVADNDAPGRLPQLQSIR
- a CDS encoding PPE family protein, SVP subgroup; translated protein: MSGANPLLSSAAGVPSVSPVLTSTVGPGMGGTSAVQLAGTVSAGIGRAATVGPLSVPSTWANATPAVPRIPAATGVASAAVSPVSAGVGATPSLPSINVPGRLGPRSLRRWPRPPKPWHLARQPSRQAARRMNYVIADPDAIGTAADELQGIGSALEATNAAAAAPTTGVLPPATDSVSARTAAFLDAQAAQYQALSAQAELFHNQFVQTLITAQNAYAEAEVSNTAALQSTSGNQIALIMGGTGNPTPSDAYLQEVYQTFVLPNYPGYSAKGRYTPEQLWPLTGINSQTFGQSVQEGIAILNNAIMTHSAAGDQLLVVGYSQSATIATMEMRYLDSLPAVLRPSPNLLNFMMLADPNNPVTGGILTRFIPGFFTGFHVPTPLDTIYTTAIYGIQYDPVAQFPAGIFNISADLNALFGFPLHTQTPLLTAAQLATAIQQQIGNTTYFIVPTMNLPLLDPLRMIPILGNPLADLLQPFLQPLVEFGYATGLPGPLQSISSLAIAGASPGISVPLATGLPPLASVAVANGF
- the pgsA gene encoding phosphatidylinositol phosphate synthase; amino-acid sequence: MSKAPFLSRAAFARLTTPTARALLRLGLTPDAVTIVGTIASVAGALVLFPMGKLFAGACVVWFFVLFDMVDGAMARERGGGTRFGAVLDATCDRVSDGAVFSGLLWWIVFSLHDKPLAVATLICLVTSQVISYIKARAEASCLRGDGGLIERPERLIIVLVGAGVSDFPFVAWPPALPVAMWVLAAASVVTCVQRLRAVRTSPGAAEPLPPNPGSRETGTP
- a CDS encoding glycosyltransferase family 4 protein — translated: MRIGMVCPYSFDVPGGVQSHVLQLAEVLRDRGQQVSVLAPASPHVCLPEYVVSAGKAIPIPYNGSVARLQFNPAVHGRVRKWLLEGEFDVLHLHEPNAPSLSMWALRIAEGPIVATFHTSTTKSLTLSVFQGLLRPLHEKIIGRIAVSDLARRWQMEALGSDAVEIPNGVDVAALGSAPRLDGYPRPGKTVLFLGRFDESRKGMEVLLEALPRVVERFADLQVLVVGHGDEDELRTDAGALAQHMRFLGQVDDAKKASAMRSADVYCAPNIGGESFGIVLVEAMAAGTPVVASDLDAFRRVLRDGEAGRLVPVGDAAGLADGLIEMLENDALREGYVAAASDAVARYDWQVVASQIMRVYETVAGSGVKVTVAG
- a CDS encoding phosphatidylinositol mannoside acyltransferase: MISTPPGLKALTAPRDLLTRTASDWVYAAGWMAVRAVPEFAARNVFDTGARYAARNGGPEQLRKNLARVIGVPPAQVPDSLMRASLASYGRYWREAFRLPSMDHRRLAQKIDELFLGADNIDAALAVGRGAVLALPHSGNWDMAGVWLAQTRGTFTTVAERLKPESLYRRFIAYRESLGFEVLPLSGGDRPPFEVLSERLRANRVVCLMAERDLTRTGVEVDFFGEPTRMPAGPAKLAIETGAALCAAHCWNEGDAWRVSISTPLDCSSGDVKTITQALADRFAANIAAHPEDWHMLQPQWLADLSDDRRARLKEA